The Leclercia adecarboxylata region CGCGTCCTGTCATACTGCCCTGGAAGCCGCCGTTAAGTGCCAAAGGCCATGAGACTCGACAGTGACGTGTCAGTTTTCCTTTGCTAGGCATATCCATTCCACCCAACAAGCGCAGCAAAGTTGATTTACCTGCTCCGTTGACCCCTAAAATACCGATATTGCGGTCACGGGGTAATGTGATGCTCACGTCGCGTAAAACGTAGTTTCGACCAAATTTGGTGGGGTAATACTTCGAGACGTTATCCAGAATGATCATGCTTATTCTACTTTAGCTGGCAATCAGGCGACGATGACTCAGGCGATAACAGCTCATCGCGAACGTCAGTAGTACTAACGTCACAGCCGAAAAATACATCCCGCTGACATTTGGGCTTGCATAGCCGGAGATCCAGCTGCTTCGTATTAGCTCAACGGCATGAACTAACGGGTTCCACAAAAACCAGTGTTGATAATTTGACGGTATGGTCGCGAGAGGGTACATCACGCAGGAGATAAACATCAGTGGCATCATGAGTAAGCTAAGGAATTTATCAGCTTCTTTGAATAAATTACCCAATACGCAAAAAACAATGCCCAGCGAGAACGAAAAAATCATTAACAGGAAATAGATAAGAACAACCTCTAAAGGATCGCTGGGGATTGCATCAAAACCAAACCACAGTAGCCCTAACACCAGTACGCATCCCACAACCATGCCAATTACCGTTTCGAGAATGAAACGGGAAACAAATGTCGCGAAGGGGGTGACTTGCCTGTAGCAAAACAATCCCTTGTTTGCATTAACAGCCGATTGCAGTTTGCTTACCACATTTCTGAAAAAGAGAAAGGGCAGGTAGCTTGCCGTAATAAATAGAGGTGCCGGCGCTCCACCGAAACCACTATGACCGCGCATACCAAAAATCAAACTAAACGCGCCAATCATCAACAACGGATCCAACAGCGCCCAGGCATATCCCAGCCGATAACTGCCAAATCTCGTTTTCAGTTCACGAATAAGCAGGCCAAACGTCACATCGCGCAGCACCTGGAACGAGCTGCGGGGCGTTTGATTGAGAACAGGTTTAAGCATAAGAAGGCCGATGTAACAGAACGGGCCCGCGATGGGGCGAGCCCGCTTTGAGGGTTAATTCAGGACCACGTTGGCTGCCACGGCAACCTGATAGATGACCTGAGTAATGTCCTTGATGGACTGCATCATTTTGCTGTCCACTTTCGGCATGACCAGAATCTGATCGCCTGGCATCACGTCACCGCCGTCTTTAAACTCCATCAGCCCGTTGGCATGCACCACGGCAATGCGACTGTCGTTCGCACGGTCGGTAAAGCCGCCTGCCCAGGCCACGTAGTCTTCCAGGCTGGCGTTTTTGTTGTAGACCACCGCCTGCGGCATCATCACTTCGCCACCCACCTGAATCAGGTCAGTTTTGTTCGGGATCACAATCTGGTCGCCCTGTTCCAGCAGGATGTTGGCGATCACGCCCTTATCGGAAACCACCACTTTACCCAGCGGCTGGATCTTGCGGGCTTTTTCTACAAAGCGCATCACCAGCTCGGCTTCTTTGGTTCGGATGGAGGCTTCACCGTCGGAGCTGGCCGGTGCGGTAAACACGCTGCGCTCCAGGCGGTTGAGGGAGTCTTCCAGCATCTCTTTCTGCCGCGCGGCCACGCTCTTACGCATGATGTAGATCGAGCCGTAATCCGCCATGTTCGGGTCAATCGGGATGTGGTTCAGCAGATCGTGCAGACGGGTCTCTTTACGCACGGTGAAGTAAGACGGCCCACGGTAGCTGCCCATCACCTGCACGTCGTACACCTGCGCATGCATATCGTCGTTGAACAGCACTTTGTCGCCGTCGCTCAGCTGAACGCGGTCGAAATCTTTATACGGCATATAGACCGAGAACGGGCCGTTAGAACGATCGCCAATCACACCCACGTGGCTCACCTTGGCGAGCGGCAGGGCGTAGTCGATCAGTTCAGAGCCCAGCGCGGTGCTGTTCTTCAGCTCGAAGCGGAACGGGTTACGCACTTTACCCGCCACGTTGATCATCGGCCCCTGGGGTTCAACCAGGATCACGTCCTGATCTTTCAGGGACAGCTTCGGCATTCTGCCCTGCTGCATAAACTCGTACAGGTCGATCTGCTGGATCACGCGGTTCTGGCGCAACACCTTAATGTGACGATAGCTTCCGCGGTCGGAGTCGATACCCCCGGCGCGTTTCAGAAAATATAAAACGCTGTCGGATGACTGTCCGGCATATTGCCCCGGGCGGATCACCGGCCCGGTAACATATACGCTGACCGGCGTCGCGGTAAGGAGATTAACGTAAACATTAACGTTATTTGTGAAGACTTCGCTGATATGGCTGGTGACTAAGTTATTAACCTTACTCGCCGCAACGTTTTTCACATTAATCGGCCCGACATCAGGAATGAAAATATTGCCCTGATTATCCACGGTCACGACGTTGGAAAAATTCACGGCGCCCCAGATCCAGATATTCAGCTTATCGCCGGGGGCGATCAGGTAATTATCGTTTAAGCCGTCGCTGCGCTCGGTTTCATAACCACCGGCAAACAGGTTGGCACCGTAAGGAGGGGGCAGTCCGGATTCGGACTGCGGGAGTAATTTACGCACGTCGGATTCGCCCGGCAATAACATGCCCTGGCGATTTTGCTGCGCGAATGTTCCGGTGGTGGAGGAGGTATTTGCCTGGCCGCTCATCGCTTGCTCGCCGCCAAGCTGCAGTCGGCCATCGCCGTTATCTGCCGAGGTGTTCATCCCAAAAGCCTGGGCTTCTTGCTGGGTGGGGGCGGCTAAAGATGCGCAGGAGACGCAGGCCAGCAACAGGACGGCACTCAATTGCCGTAAATTCGTTATCTTCACAACATTTCTCTTCAAAATTATTGCACGGCAAGCAGGTTACTGGCGGAAGCCTGTTCCAGCTGCGGTACCAGATACCAGGTATCACCGCTCTTGCAGGTCACCCCGCGCTGGGACTGGTTGTAGTTGCGGTTTCGCAGCAGTTCAATGCATTCAAGCCCAAGGGCAGAGACATAGCGCTGGCCTAATGTATACGTATTGCCATTGGCGCTGAGTGAAGCGCCCTGCGGCAGCGTGTTCAGAGGTTGTTGCAGGTTGGCTGCCATAGCCTGAAGGTCGGTAGAAGCAGTCTGATTCACAAGCGGTCGGGATGCTTCAACCTGCTTCGGTGAATATGCGCAGCCACTCAGCATGAGGGCGAGCGAAATCACCAGAAGGCGAGTTGCGTTCTTCATAAGATCGATATTTTCCAACAATTCTAAAACTGGAATGTGAAATAAAACTTTGATGATATTCCGCTGATTTTAATAGCAAACCAGCTGAGAAATCTTGCAGATGCAGGAGAAGCAAAAACGCAGGCGTAAGTAAGAAAATCCAAAAAAAGGGTAGGCT contains the following coding sequences:
- a CDS encoding ABC transporter permease codes for the protein MLKPVLNQTPRSSFQVLRDVTFGLLIRELKTRFGSYRLGYAWALLDPLLMIGAFSLIFGMRGHSGFGGAPAPLFITASYLPFLFFRNVVSKLQSAVNANKGLFCYRQVTPFATFVSRFILETVIGMVVGCVLVLGLLWFGFDAIPSDPLEVVLIYFLLMIFSFSLGIVFCVLGNLFKEADKFLSLLMMPLMFISCVMYPLATIPSNYQHWFLWNPLVHAVELIRSSWISGYASPNVSGMYFSAVTLVLLTFAMSCYRLSHRRLIAS
- a CDS encoding polysaccharide biosynthesis/export family protein, which gives rise to MKITNLRQLSAVLLLACVSCASLAAPTQQEAQAFGMNTSADNGDGRLQLGGEQAMSGQANTSSTTGTFAQQNRQGMLLPGESDVRKLLPQSESGLPPPYGANLFAGGYETERSDGLNDNYLIAPGDKLNIWIWGAVNFSNVVTVDNQGNIFIPDVGPINVKNVAASKVNNLVTSHISEVFTNNVNVYVNLLTATPVSVYVTGPVIRPGQYAGQSSDSVLYFLKRAGGIDSDRGSYRHIKVLRQNRVIQQIDLYEFMQQGRMPKLSLKDQDVILVEPQGPMINVAGKVRNPFRFELKNSTALGSELIDYALPLAKVSHVGVIGDRSNGPFSVYMPYKDFDRVQLSDGDKVLFNDDMHAQVYDVQVMGSYRGPSYFTVRKETRLHDLLNHIPIDPNMADYGSIYIMRKSVAARQKEMLEDSLNRLERSVFTAPASSDGEASIRTKEAELVMRFVEKARKIQPLGKVVVSDKGVIANILLEQGDQIVIPNKTDLIQVGGEVMMPQAVVYNKNASLEDYVAWAGGFTDRANDSRIAVVHANGLMEFKDGGDVMPGDQILVMPKVDSKMMQSIKDITQVIYQVAVAANVVLN